A stretch of DNA from Candidatus Auribacterota bacterium:
TCGAGATAGATCTTCTTCATCGTGAGCCCGCCGTCTTACGGTGTATTTCCCCCGCGATGCGCGCGAGCATCCGTCTATGAGCGCTACAGAATTCGCCATGCCCCATCTGCGCGCGGATCATATCCTCCTGCCAGTGCGCGTTGTACAGCCGGCACCTTTTCCTCATGCAGAACGGATTGCCGGTCATGAAGAAAAAGAGAGCCTGGGCCACGTAGCCTTTGATAACCTCGGTGAGGCGGGGGTCGCCGTAGTCAATGAACTGACCCTTGAATCGTTCGGCGATCCGGTGCGCTTCCCTGTCCCAGATGCCAAGGCGTGCATACCGCTGCTTGTAAAGGTAGTACTCCCGCGGTTTCGCGGGCCCCTCCACTATCCCGGAGGTGGAGATGATCGAGGGAAAACTGTAGATGCTCGTCCGGATGTGCGGCCGGTTGCCCTCGCCGGGGGTCGCAAACAGCCTCGAGGTGAGGATGATGTCGCACGTGCCCTCCTGCATCGGGCCTCTCACGGCATCCAGTGCGTCCTGGGTCGCGATCATATCGAGCGCCAGCCCACGCATTGCGACGACGCGCTTCTTCAATATAATGTGGCGTATTTTCCCGATGCCGAAATAGTTCCTGATAAAATCCCCGAGCGCGGGAATACGTACCCCCTCTACCCGTTCATCATAAAGGCGCACTACAGTCGGAATGCGTAGCTCACATTTCATCTGCGCTTGAGAATGTTGAGGATGATCTTTGCGGCCTTCTTCCCGGAAAGAAGCATTGCTCCAAAGGTGGGACCCATTCTCGGAAGACCGAAGGTCGTCGTCACGCTCATCCCACACACCACCAGCCCGGGGTGCACCTCTTTTGTATGTTCGATCACCAGATCCTCGGAGCGCTCAACCCACATAGCTCCGAATCCGGGAGTTTTGATCAGGCCGCGTTCTTCCAATTTCTTTACCACACACGCGTCGTGCCCGGTGGAATCCACCACCACCTTGGTCTCAAGGGCAACGGGATCAACGCAGGTGATCTCCCGAGGTAGTGCGCTCACCGGAGTCCAGTTGACCACGACACCCGCCACGCGGTTATCCTCGCGCAGCACCAGATCGTCAAACACAGTCATATTGGCAAACTTCACTCCCGCATCACAGGCGGATGCGATCAGTTTTGAACAGGCGTGGGGCCCGTCTGCAACGTAGAGACCCTTGGTATATTCTGTGAAAGGAATATCCAGCTCCCGTAAGGCCTCCTGCCCCGGTGATCGCACCGTCAATTTGTTCATAAGATACCCGCCAATCCAGAAACCACCGCCCAAATAGTTATTCCGCTCGATGATGAAGGTCTTTACCTTTTTCCTGGCCAGATCCCTTCCCGCCATGAGTCCCGAGGGCCCCCCGCCTACAATAATCACGTCGGATTCCACGTATTCTATGAACTGTTTCGCGAATTCCTCGACGATCGCGCGCGTCACCTCTTTCTCTCCCACCTGACTGAAGATCCTCTTCTTCGCCATTGCTTCCCTCCTTTGGTTGCGATATGAATGAACGTATTGGAATAATCGTTTCCTGCCTATGCGCGACATTGTCGCTCATCCTCATCGATCAGCGATCTGATAGTGGAAGAACGCCCGCACAAAGGACAGTCCGGATTCTTCTGTAAGGAAATTGTGTTGAACTCCATAGCATATGCGTCCATGATGAGCAGCCGGTTGGTGAGCAGCTTCCCCACGTTGAGCAGATACCGCAGGGCCTCCGCCGCTTGAACGCACCCGAGAATGCCGGCCACAGCCCCCAAGATCCCGGCTTCCTGGCATGTGGGAACGAGATCCGGCGGCGGAGGAGCACTGAGCAGGCACCGAACGCATGCTGACCCGGGCACATATGTCATCGTCTGTCCTCCAAACCGCACGACCCCGGCATGAGAAAAAGGCTTCTTCAGGAAATAGCACGCATCGTTGATCAAAAATTTAGTCGGAAAGTTGTCCGCCCCATCAATAATGAAGTCATACCCTTCAATAATACTGGAGGCATTCGCAGCCTTCAGACGCTCTTTGAGGGCGATCACATTCACATCAGGGTTGAGCGCTGCTATTTTCTCCCGAGCTGACCGCACCTTGTCTTTTCCCACATCCCCTGAGAAATGAATGATCTGACGCTGGAGATTATTAGGTTCAACCTCATCGCTGTCCACGATGCCGATCGTACCCACCCCCGCCGCTGCCAGATAGAGGATGGCGGGCGAGCCGAGACCTCCAGCACCAATAACAAGCACCCCGGACTCCAGCAGCTTCCCCTGACCCTCAATGCCGATCTCTCTGAGAAGAATGTTCCTGCTATATCGCTCACATTGTGCTTCGCTCATCTTCATGTGCGTGCGCCATCCTCCATTTTCAACTTAGAAATAATGACGATCACAACGACCTGATTGAACGCAATCTGTTGACCGTTTCAGCGAGCTTATCCAGGAAATAGTCTATATCATCGGCGCCCGTGAACCGGCCGAGCGAAATCCGTAATGCCCCTATCGCTTGCACAGGATTGCGGCCGATAGCGGTCAGCACATGAGAGTACTTCTGCTGAGCTGATGAACAGGCTGAACCGGTTGATACGAAAATGTTTTTCTTATCCAGTTCCAGTAACAGGTTCGGAGCCTGACCTTCAAAGCCTTCAAAACCGATATTCACGTTTGTGGGAAGGCGATGGTGCCTGTGGCCGTTCAGATAGGAGACAGGTATGTCGTTAGAGATTGTTTCGATGATGTGGTCGCGCAAAGCCTGCAAACGCGGCATCTCAGTACCAATTTCATCCATGCATAACCGGGCAGCCTTCGCAAAACCGACGATTCCAGGAACATTCTCGGTCGCAGAGCGCAGACCGGATTCCTGTCCTCCGCCATGCTGCCACGGCATAATGGACACCCCGGCGCGGATGTACAACGCGCCGATTCCCTTGGGGCCATAAATCTTATGGCCATTGATGGTTGCCAGGTCAATGTTCATGCTCTGAACGTCAAATGGAATCTTGCCAAAAGATTGGCACGCATCCGTGTGAAAATACACCCCTCGTGCGCGGCACAATTTCCCTATCTCCTCAATCGGCTCGATCACTCCAATTTCATTGTTTGCGTGCATAATGGAGACCAGGATTGTTTCCTGGCGTATAACTTCTTGTAACCGATCAAGATCGATCAGCCCTTCTGAGTTCACCGGCAGATAGCTTACATCAATGCCTTGCGTCTGGAGCCACCTGCAGGAATTGATAACACAGTCATGTTCAATCGCTGACACAATGATGTGATTGCCCTTGTGGCGATTGGCAAACACACTCCCTTTCAAGGCAAAATTGTTGGATTCAGTGCCGCTGGATGTAAAAATTATTTCTTCGGACCTGCTGGCATGAATGGCAGAGGCGACCTCGCCCCTCGCTTCCTCAACCGCTTCGCGAGCCTCACATCCCTTGCGATGGAGACTGGAAGGGTTCCCGAATTTCTCTAGAAAAAAAGGGCGCATCGCAGCAAGTACGCGCTCGTCAACAGGTGTACTGGCCGCATTATCAAGATAGACGGATCTCATCGGCATTCTCCTCCTATGTTCGAAGAGTTGACAAGACAATTTGAGTCGCCATCGCAATCAAATGTTTCCCTTTTCTATAATCATGCGATATTCGCCTTCAGCAGTGATGTCTCTGACAATCGTGCGATGATTCCGCCACCGATAACCATGTCATCTTTATAGAGAACAGCTGACTGTCCGGGAGTAACGGCAAATTGAGGTTCCTTGAATTTCATGTGGATCATGTTTCCATTTGCCGGCGCCACACTTGCGTCGCATTCTGGATGAAGGTATCTGATCTTCGCCTTGACATTGAGGGGATTAACCAGCTTTTCTATAGCCACATAATTCAACCTGTCGGCATAAGCTTCATCCTGATATGCCTCTTCTCTTCTGCCAACAGTGATTGCGTTTTCCCTTTGATTGATAGCGATTACATAAAGGGGCGCTTCAGAGGATATCCCGAGCCCTTTCCTCTGGCCGATGGTATAAAACATAATTCCTTTATGTTGTCCCAATACCTTCCCCGCCTTGCTTAAAATCGGCCCGGGATTTACCATTTGCGGCATACATCCCTGTAAAAAATCTGCATACCTATTATCTGAGATGAAACAGATTTCCTGGCTATCCGGTTTATCTGCTACAGGCAATCCAAGCTCTTTAGCCTTCGCTCTGGTCTCCCTCTTGGTGAACTCCCCTAAGGGCATCAGCGTGTGTGCGAGTTGCTCTTGAGTCATTGTGTAGAGTACATACGATTGATCTTTATTTACGTCGATTCCCTTTTTAATAATATATCGCTTTTTATTTTTGTCCCATTGTATCCGGGCATAATGGCCCGTGGCGATAAACTCCGCCCCCATCTCCTTTGCCTTACTCAATAAGGCGTCGAATTTTATATATTGATTGCACCTGATACAGGGGTTGGGAGTTCTTCCTTCGGAATATTCCTTGCAGAAATCGATAATCACCTTTTTCCTAAATACATTCCCTAAATTCACCACATAGTGCGGTATTCCTAGTATATTGGCCACTCTCCTTGCGTCTTCTATCGCGCTCACGCCGCAACACCCTCCCGTATCTTTTGTGTATTCCCATAGCTGCATAGTTATGCCAATGACTTCATAGTCTCTCTTTTTTAACAGTGCCGCGGTTACGGAACTGTCCACGCCGCCACTCATTGCCACAACTACTTTTTTAGGCATAGTATCGCCTGGATGGGGCTGATATAAGGCGTCCGGATTTCCTATTTTTCCCATATCATGCAATCCGCACTGGATTCACGGGCTGTAGCCCCAAATCAATTATTTCAAGGATGTCTTCCTCCGGATCTCGTCCTTTCGTAGTCAAATAATCTCCAATCATTGTTCCATTCGCTCCAGCCAAATACATCAACGGCTGAAGACTCCTGAGATTCTTTTCTCTCCCGCCGCCAACTTTGATGTGCTTATCGGGCAGCACAAATCGAAAGAGCGCAATAATTTTTAAAATTTCTAAGGGAGGGAGCAGAGGCATGTTTTCAAGAGGGGTCCCGCGGATGGGATTTAAGAAATTTAATGGAACCATATCTACATCCAGATCTCTCAGCGCAAAAGCAAACTCCACTCTTTCTGAAATGCCCTCTCCCAACCCAAATATTCCTCCGCAGCAAATCTGGAGTCCCGCCTCTTTGGCGATCGCTATTGTCTTTAGTCTTTCCTGATAGGTGTGCGTCGTACAGATATTGGGGAAAAAGCCTTCCGCCATCTCAAGGTTGTGGTGGTAGGTGTGAAGACCGGCTTCTTTAAGCATTAAAGCTGATTCTTCATCCAAAGAGCCCAGGGAAGCGCACCTATTAATATTTACATCTTTGGAAATCATTTTTATCGATTCACAAATCTGCTCCAACTCCTTTTTGCTCTTAATCCTCCTCCCGCTGGTTACAATTCCAAACCGATTTGCCCCCCGAGCATTGGCTCTTTTTGCACCACTAACAATTTCAGAGCAATTTATTAAAGGGAACTTCTCAATATTGGTATTATAGCGCGCTGATTGAGCGCAGAATTTACAGTCCTCCGGGCACCATCCGGATTTGGCATTGATTATCGAGCAGAGATCGATCTTATCCCCTTTAAATCTTTGTCGGATCATATTTGCCGAGCTGAGCAAGGCGATAATCTCCGGCTGCCCATCAATTTTCAGCAACATCTGGGCATGTTGCCTGCTGAGCTTAGAACCATTCAATACTTCCCAGGTTAATTTATTTATCCGCTCTAACATGTGAAGCACTCCTTGGTTCGACAGGATTCATACTGCCCGTTCTATATCCTTCCAGGTCGATGGTCACATATCGATAGCCAAGCACCCTAAGCTTATTGATTACCTTATGTCTGATTTTCTCCTGCATCACCTTATCCATCTCTTCCCGCGCAACTTCTATCCTTGCAATACTGCCATGGTGTCGTACCCGCACCTGCGTTATTCCCAGAGATCGCAGGAATTCCTCAGCCGCGTCAACCACTCTCAAGCGTTCCTCAATAATTTTCGTCCCATAGGGGAATCGTGATGCAAGGCACGCAAGCGAGGGCTTATTCCAGGTCTTCAATCCCATCTGTCTCGAGAGAAGCCGTATCTCCTCTTTGCCAAGTCCGGCTTCCTGAAGAGGACTTCTCACCCCAAA
This window harbors:
- the mnmA gene encoding tRNA 2-thiouridine(34) synthase MnmA — translated: MPKKVVVAMSGGVDSSVTAALLKKRDYEVIGITMQLWEYTKDTGGCCGVSAIEDARRVANILGIPHYVVNLGNVFRKKVIIDFCKEYSEGRTPNPCIRCNQYIKFDALLSKAKEMGAEFIATGHYARIQWDKNKKRYIIKKGIDVNKDQSYVLYTMTQEQLAHTLMPLGEFTKRETRAKAKELGLPVADKPDSQEICFISDNRYADFLQGCMPQMVNPGPILSKAGKVLGQHKGIMFYTIGQRKGLGISSEAPLYVIAINQRENAITVGRREEAYQDEAYADRLNYVAIEKLVNPLNVKAKIRYLHPECDASVAPANGNMIHMKFKEPQFAVTPGQSAVLYKDDMVIGGGIIARLSETSLLKANIA
- a CDS encoding ThiF family adenylyltransferase; the encoded protein is MKMSEAQCERYSRNILLREIGIEGQGKLLESGVLVIGAGGLGSPAILYLAAAGVGTIGIVDSDEVEPNNLQRQIIHFSGDVGKDKVRSAREKIAALNPDVNVIALKERLKAANASSIIEGYDFIIDGADNFPTKFLINDACYFLKKPFSHAGVVRFGGQTMTYVPGSACVRCLLSAPPPPDLVPTCQEAGILGAVAGILGCVQAAEALRYLLNVGKLLTNRLLIMDAYAMEFNTISLQKNPDCPLCGRSSTIRSLIDEDERQCRA
- the bioB gene encoding biotin synthase BioB; its protein translation is MLERINKLTWEVLNGSKLSRQHAQMLLKIDGQPEIIALLSSANMIRQRFKGDKIDLCSIINAKSGWCPEDCKFCAQSARYNTNIEKFPLINCSEIVSGAKRANARGANRFGIVTSGRRIKSKKELEQICESIKMISKDVNINRCASLGSLDEESALMLKEAGLHTYHHNLEMAEGFFPNICTTHTYQERLKTIAIAKEAGLQICCGGIFGLGEGISERVEFAFALRDLDVDMVPLNFLNPIRGTPLENMPLLPPLEILKIIALFRFVLPDKHIKVGGGREKNLRSLQPLMYLAGANGTMIGDYLTTKGRDPEEDILEIIDLGLQPVNPVRIA
- the larE gene encoding ATP-dependent sacrificial sulfur transferase LarE; its protein translation is MDRKLNYLKEILAEIQSALIAYSGGVDSTFLLKVAHDVLGDKAVAAIALSPTYPSTEMEKAKEMADVLGVRHVTIITDELSNPIFASNPPERCYWCKKELFSELAVVAKKCNLNHILDGSNRDDTNDFRPGMKAAREFGVRSPLQEAGLGKEEIRLLSRQMGLKTWNKPSLACLASRFPYGTKIIEERLRVVDAAEEFLRSLGITQVRVRHHGSIARIEVAREEMDKVMQEKIRHKVINKLRVLGYRYVTIDLEGYRTGSMNPVEPRSASHVRADK
- a CDS encoding sulfide-dependent adenosine diphosphate thiazole synthase, producing MAKKRIFSQVGEKEVTRAIVEEFAKQFIEYVESDVIIVGGGPSGLMAGRDLARKKVKTFIIERNNYLGGGFWIGGYLMNKLTVRSPGQEALRELDIPFTEYTKGLYVADGPHACSKLIASACDAGVKFANMTVFDDLVLREDNRVAGVVVNWTPVSALPREITCVDPVALETKVVVDSTGHDACVVKKLEERGLIKTPGFGAMWVERSEDLVIEHTKEVHPGLVVCGMSVTTTFGLPRMGPTFGAMLLSGKKAAKIILNILKRR
- a CDS encoding cysteine desulfurase family protein, with product MRSVYLDNAASTPVDERVLAAMRPFFLEKFGNPSSLHRKGCEAREAVEEARGEVASAIHASRSEEIIFTSSGTESNNFALKGSVFANRHKGNHIIVSAIEHDCVINSCRWLQTQGIDVSYLPVNSEGLIDLDRLQEVIRQETILVSIMHANNEIGVIEPIEEIGKLCRARGVYFHTDACQSFGKIPFDVQSMNIDLATINGHKIYGPKGIGALYIRAGVSIMPWQHGGGQESGLRSATENVPGIVGFAKAARLCMDEIGTEMPRLQALRDHIIETISNDIPVSYLNGHRHHRLPTNVNIGFEGFEGQAPNLLLELDKKNIFVSTGSACSSAQQKYSHVLTAIGRNPVQAIGALRISLGRFTGADDIDYFLDKLAETVNRLRSIRSL